A genomic window from Solidesulfovibrio sp. includes:
- a CDS encoding tetratricopeptide repeat protein yields the protein MEYTAQTPDEFIAELKKRLSQNPGCGVSHYNLGTAYVAKGRLVEAEAEFLSAVECSPSLAEAYVQLGGLAMNKGNLDGCLEWNEKASRARPLFAVPFGNIGFVHLQRGEVDKAEKALRRAVKIDPKYVQALATLGNALYMKGDVDGAEFHSAKALEVEPHFGPAINTLALVAMERGDFPKAKEFLDRARATGFEPHPGLVQEIEAGLAK from the coding sequence ATGGAATACACCGCCCAGACCCCTGACGAATTCATCGCCGAACTCAAAAAGCGCCTGTCGCAAAATCCCGGCTGCGGCGTGTCCCACTACAATCTGGGCACGGCTTACGTGGCCAAGGGCCGGCTCGTCGAGGCCGAGGCGGAATTCCTGTCCGCCGTCGAATGTTCGCCGAGCCTGGCCGAGGCCTACGTGCAGCTCGGCGGCCTGGCCATGAACAAGGGCAACCTCGACGGCTGCCTGGAGTGGAACGAGAAGGCCAGCCGGGCCCGGCCCCTTTTCGCCGTGCCCTTCGGCAACATCGGCTTCGTGCACCTCCAGCGCGGCGAGGTGGACAAGGCCGAAAAGGCCCTGCGCCGGGCCGTCAAGATCGATCCCAAATACGTCCAGGCCCTGGCCACCCTCGGCAACGCGCTCTACATGAAGGGCGACGTGGACGGCGCGGAGTTTCACAGCGCCAAGGCCCTGGAGGTCGAGCCCCATTTCGGCCCGGCCATCAATACCCTGGCCCTGGTCGCCATGGAACGCGGCGATTTCCCCAAGGCCAAGGAATTCCTGGACCGCGCCCGGGCCACCGGCTTCGAGCCCCACCCCGGCCTGGTCCAGGAAATCGAGGCCGGCCTGGCCAAGTAG
- a CDS encoding 3-methyl-2-oxobutanoate dehydrogenase subunit VorB gives MSAKRVFIKGNEAIGQGALAAGCRCYFGYPITPQNDIPEMLSAAMPAAGGQFVQAESEVAAANMLLGAAACGVRAMTTSSSPGVSLMQEAISYMAGSELPGVIVNMNRGGPGLGDIGPSQGDYFQSVKGGGHGDYRTLVLAPATCQECYDLTFTAFDLAYKYRNPVLILGDAIVGQMKEPVTPREALPVDPAEGGDWKLTGRGQRAPRLLKSLFLEDGALAGQNRLLQKKYEAMRAEVLFEDFETADAELVVVAYGSIGRIAKSAVRSLRAAGVKVGLLRPVTLYPFPEDKLRELAAAGKRFLTIEHNLGQMVDDVRLAVRGLADSAFYGVFPGNLPTPDEFVEPIRAAAKGA, from the coding sequence ATGTCGGCCAAGCGCGTCTTCATCAAGGGCAACGAAGCCATCGGCCAGGGCGCCTTGGCCGCCGGCTGCCGCTGCTACTTCGGCTATCCCATCACGCCCCAAAACGACATTCCGGAGATGCTCTCCGCGGCCATGCCGGCCGCCGGCGGCCAGTTCGTCCAGGCCGAGTCGGAAGTGGCCGCGGCCAACATGCTGCTCGGCGCGGCGGCCTGCGGCGTGCGGGCCATGACCACCTCGTCGAGCCCGGGCGTCTCGCTCATGCAGGAGGCCATCTCCTACATGGCCGGCTCGGAACTGCCCGGGGTCATCGTCAACATGAACCGGGGCGGGCCCGGCCTTGGCGACATCGGCCCCTCCCAGGGCGACTACTTCCAGTCCGTCAAGGGCGGCGGCCACGGCGACTACCGCACCCTGGTCCTGGCTCCGGCCACCTGCCAGGAATGCTACGACCTGACCTTCACCGCCTTCGACCTGGCCTACAAATACCGCAATCCGGTCCTGATCCTGGGCGACGCCATCGTCGGCCAGATGAAGGAGCCGGTCACCCCCCGCGAGGCGCTGCCCGTCGACCCGGCCGAAGGAGGGGACTGGAAGCTCACCGGACGCGGGCAGCGCGCCCCCAGGCTGCTCAAGTCCCTGTTCCTGGAAGACGGCGCCCTGGCCGGCCAGAACCGGCTGCTCCAGAAGAAATACGAGGCCATGCGCGCCGAGGTCCTGTTCGAGGATTTCGAAACGGCCGACGCCGAGCTGGTGGTCGTGGCCTACGGCTCCATCGGCCGCATCGCCAAGTCCGCCGTGCGCAGCCTGCGCGCCGCGGGCGTCAAGGTCGGCCTGCTGCGCCCCGTCACCCTCTACCCCTTCCCCGAGGACAAGCTGCGCGAACTGGCCGCGGCCGGCAAGCGCTTCCTCACCATCGAACACAACCTCGGCCAGATGGTCGACGACGTGCGCCTGGCCGTGCGGGGGCTGGCCGATTCCGCCTTTTACGGCGTCTTCCCCGGCAACCTGCCCACGCCCGATGAATTCGTGGAGCCCATCCGGGCGGCCGCAAAGGGGGCCTAA
- the queA gene encoding tRNA preQ1(34) S-adenosylmethionine ribosyltransferase-isomerase QueA, which translates to MPHATPATPDDLLAAYHFELPVERIAERPCETRDACRLMTLDRATGRVGHAVFSDLPDLLPEGALLVVNDTKVAPVRLFGHKPSGGAAELLLLTPVALLAPTVDAATGWASAPAAGLLRVSRPPRPGDRIEFAPDLHLTATRRGAFGHTDFVLSWRGHLPDILARIGHIPLPPYIRRADDARDRETYQTVYARDDKLGSAAAPTAGLHFTEALLATLLRRGFSLAAVTCHVGIGTFSPVRVPDIRDHAMHKEWIEVPAETAAAVRAAKAAGRPVVAVGTTAARTLEGVVREAGDMTAFAGETDIFIRPGHAFRMLDGMVTNFHLPGSSLVIMLAALVGRQNLLAAYGQAIASGYRFFSYGDAMLVR; encoded by the coding sequence TTGCCCCACGCCACCCCTGCGACTCCCGACGACCTCCTGGCCGCGTACCATTTCGAGTTGCCCGTGGAGCGCATCGCCGAGCGGCCGTGCGAAACGCGCGACGCCTGCCGGCTGATGACCCTCGACCGGGCGACCGGCCGGGTCGGCCACGCCGTCTTTTCCGACCTGCCGGACCTGCTGCCCGAGGGGGCGCTGCTGGTGGTCAACGACACCAAGGTGGCCCCGGTGCGGCTTTTCGGCCACAAGCCCAGCGGCGGCGCGGCGGAACTCCTGCTGCTGACCCCGGTGGCGCTGCTGGCGCCAACCGTCGACGCGGCCACGGGCTGGGCGAGCGCCCCGGCGGCCGGGCTCCTTCGCGTCTCGCGTCCGCCCCGGCCCGGGGACCGCATCGAGTTCGCCCCGGACCTGCACCTGACCGCCACCCGGCGCGGCGCCTTCGGCCACACCGACTTCGTCCTGTCCTGGCGGGGGCACCTGCCGGACATCCTGGCGCGCATCGGCCACATCCCCTTGCCGCCCTACATCCGCCGCGCCGACGACGCGCGCGACCGCGAAACCTACCAGACCGTCTACGCCCGCGACGACAAGCTCGGCTCGGCCGCCGCGCCCACGGCCGGCCTGCATTTCACTGAGGCGTTGCTGGCGACCCTGCTGCGTCGGGGCTTTTCCCTGGCCGCCGTCACCTGCCACGTGGGCATCGGCACCTTTTCCCCGGTGCGCGTCCCCGACATCCGCGACCATGCCATGCACAAGGAGTGGATCGAGGTGCCGGCGGAAACGGCCGCGGCCGTGCGGGCGGCCAAGGCGGCAGGCCGGCCCGTGGTCGCCGTGGGCACCACCGCCGCCCGGACGCTGGAAGGGGTGGTGCGCGAGGCCGGGGACATGACGGCCTTTGCCGGCGAGACCGACATCTTCATCCGCCCCGGGCATGCCTTCCGCATGCTCGACGGCATGGTTACGAATTTCCATTTGCCTGGATCCTCCCTGGTGATTATGCTGGCCGCCCTGGTCGGACGACAGAACCTCCTGGCCGCCTACGGGCAGGCCATCGCCTCCGGCTACCGCTTTTTTTCCTACGGCGACGCCATGCTGGTGCGCTAG
- a CDS encoding exopolyphosphatase — protein sequence MRLLTRSDFDGLICAVLLKEAGVMDEWVFVHPKDVQDGKVACGPDDILANVPYAPGCGLWFDHHSSEADRLGDIEFTGASKHYPSCARVIWEYYGGHKTFPARFDEMLEFVDRCDSGDLTPEEVARPEGWILLSFIMDPRTGLGRYRDYRISNYQLMMRLVDLCRVAPVTGILADPDVAERVARYFEQEEAFAAMLRRRSTVVGKVLLIDLREQEEIFTGNRFTAYALFPQCDVSVQVIWGKMKQNVVLTVGKSIFDRANPVDIGRLMLSYGGGGHRNVGTCQVPENQAERVIADVVALLNGDMLAEGGA from the coding sequence ATGCGGCTGCTGACGCGATCGGATTTCGACGGGCTCATCTGCGCCGTGCTGCTCAAGGAGGCCGGCGTCATGGACGAATGGGTGTTCGTGCACCCCAAAGACGTCCAGGACGGCAAGGTCGCCTGCGGCCCGGACGACATCCTGGCCAACGTGCCCTACGCCCCGGGCTGCGGCCTGTGGTTCGACCACCATTCCAGCGAAGCCGACCGCCTGGGCGACATCGAATTCACGGGTGCCTCCAAGCACTACCCGAGCTGCGCCCGGGTCATCTGGGAGTACTACGGCGGGCACAAGACCTTTCCGGCCCGCTTCGACGAGATGCTCGAATTCGTCGACCGCTGCGACAGCGGCGACCTCACCCCCGAGGAGGTGGCCAGGCCCGAGGGCTGGATCCTTCTCAGCTTCATCATGGACCCGCGCACCGGCCTTGGCCGGTACCGCGACTACCGCATCAGCAATTACCAGCTCATGATGCGCCTGGTGGACCTGTGCCGCGTCGCGCCCGTGACCGGGATACTGGCCGATCCCGACGTGGCCGAGCGCGTCGCGCGGTATTTCGAGCAGGAGGAAGCCTTCGCCGCCATGCTGCGCCGGCGCTCCACGGTCGTCGGCAAGGTGCTCCTCATCGACCTGCGCGAGCAGGAGGAGATATTTACCGGCAACCGCTTCACGGCCTACGCCCTGTTCCCGCAGTGCGACGTCAGCGTGCAGGTCATCTGGGGCAAGATGAAGCAGAACGTCGTGCTGACCGTGGGCAAATCCATCTTCGACCGGGCCAACCCCGTGGACATCGGCCGGCTCATGCTGTCCTACGGCGGCGGCGGCCACCGCAATGTCGGCACCTGCCAGGTCCCCGAGAACCAGGCCGAGCGGGTCATTGCCGACGTGGTGGCGCTTTTAAACGGCGACATGCTGGCCGAGGGCGGGGCCTAG
- a CDS encoding 2-oxoacid:acceptor oxidoreductase family protein, with the protein MGMYQDVIMAGFGGQGVMLIGNLLAYAGMEHGLNVTYIPVYGPEMRGGTANCTVVVSDDAIGSPIIRSPKSLIIMNRPSLDKFQPQLVDGGVLVLNASLIDTGLADASRVKVVAVPANEIADGLGNTRMANMVALGAYVAATGVLPLSVVEESLSHVISKHYSHLIPKNAEALRAGAAYKQ; encoded by the coding sequence ATGGGCATGTATCAGGACGTGATCATGGCCGGCTTCGGCGGCCAGGGCGTGATGCTCATCGGCAATCTGCTGGCCTACGCCGGCATGGAACATGGCCTCAACGTCACCTACATCCCGGTCTACGGGCCGGAGATGCGCGGCGGCACGGCCAACTGCACCGTGGTCGTCTCCGACGACGCCATCGGCTCGCCCATCATCCGCAGCCCCAAGAGCCTCATCATCATGAACCGGCCGTCGCTGGACAAGTTCCAGCCCCAGCTCGTGGACGGCGGCGTGCTCGTGCTCAACGCCTCGCTCATCGACACGGGCCTGGCCGACGCTTCCCGTGTCAAGGTCGTGGCCGTGCCGGCAAACGAGATCGCCGACGGCCTGGGCAACACCCGCATGGCCAACATGGTGGCTCTCGGCGCCTATGTCGCGGCCACGGGCGTGCTGCCCCTGTCCGTGGTCGAGGAAAGCCTCTCCCATGTGATTTCCAAGCATTACAGCCACCTCATTCCCAAAAACGCCGAAGCCCTGCGCGCCGGCGCGGCCTATAAGCAGTAG
- the aroE gene encoding shikimate dehydrogenase: MTRHYGIIGHPLAHSLSPLVHNWGFSRFGIDARYEAWDTPSGELAAFMARLRELPVAGLSVTIPHKTAVMGYVDAVTDLGHEVGAVNTLFWRGGVLWAENTDVEGFCRPLVEAGDIAGTALILGAGGAARAAVVGLKRLGLARVGLTGRSPEKAAALAGEFGLEVVDWAARADFSAGLVINATPMGMAGRYEGLSAYPAEALRPGQVVYDLVYNPRVTRFVAEATRAGARVVAGLDMFLYQAVEQFRLWTGRGLPVEELRPLLEETLYGAA; this comes from the coding sequence ATGACGCGGCATTATGGCATCATCGGGCATCCGCTGGCGCATAGCCTGAGCCCCCTTGTCCACAACTGGGGCTTTTCCCGTTTCGGCATCGACGCCCGCTACGAGGCCTGGGACACGCCTTCCGGGGAGCTGGCCGCCTTCATGGCCCGGCTGCGGGAACTCCCCGTGGCCGGCCTGAGCGTCACCATTCCCCACAAAACGGCGGTCATGGGCTACGTGGACGCCGTGACGGACCTTGGCCACGAGGTCGGGGCCGTCAACACGCTTTTCTGGCGCGGCGGCGTGCTGTGGGCGGAAAATACCGATGTCGAGGGATTTTGCCGGCCCCTGGTCGAGGCCGGCGACATCGCGGGAACCGCCCTGATCCTGGGCGCCGGCGGCGCGGCCCGGGCGGCGGTGGTGGGGCTTAAGCGCCTGGGCCTGGCCCGCGTCGGCCTGACGGGGCGCAGCCCGGAAAAAGCCGCCGCCCTGGCCGGGGAATTCGGCCTGGAGGTCGTGGACTGGGCGGCGCGGGCGGACTTTTCGGCCGGGCTTGTCATCAACGCCACGCCCATGGGCATGGCCGGCCGGTACGAAGGGCTGTCCGCCTATCCCGCCGAGGCGTTGCGCCCCGGCCAGGTCGTCTACGACCTCGTCTACAATCCCCGCGTCACCCGGTTCGTCGCCGAGGCGACCCGGGCCGGAGCCCGAGTGGTCGCCGGCCTGGACATGTTCCTGTACCAGGCCGTGGAGCAGTTCCGGTTGTGGACGGGGCGGGGGCTGCCGGTCGAGGAACTGCGGCCGCTGTTGGAGGAGACGCTTTACGGCGCGGCATAG
- a CDS encoding YkgJ family cysteine cluster protein — translation MPLDFSPAFARYEAIAAEADAAFAKVAAACPGLVTCGEGCSDCCHALFDLSFIEALYLNHRFNQAFPPGPERDAILERANTADREHYKLKRKAFRAGEQGVPTSEILADLARERIRCPLLGDDDRCILYAFRPVTCRLYGVPLEIGGAAHTCGNTGFAPGGRYPTVRIEKLQDRLMELSQEVVAALPTKLPLMGEMLVPVSLALVTEFDDEYLGIFTEDDLVRLPEPPAPPAAPLGASCGSCGESAGSDACASCAGGQTTWILPGPDGPPQGEDK, via the coding sequence ATGCCCCTGGATTTTTCCCCTGCCTTTGCCCGCTACGAGGCCATCGCCGCCGAGGCTGACGCCGCTTTCGCCAAGGTCGCGGCCGCCTGCCCGGGCCTGGTGACCTGCGGCGAAGGCTGCAGCGACTGCTGCCACGCCCTGTTCGATTTGAGCTTCATCGAAGCGCTCTACCTCAATCACCGTTTCAACCAGGCCTTTCCCCCGGGCCCCGAGCGCGACGCCATCCTGGAGAGGGCCAATACGGCCGACCGCGAGCACTACAAGCTCAAGCGCAAGGCCTTTCGGGCCGGCGAGCAGGGCGTGCCGACCAGCGAAATCCTGGCCGACCTGGCCCGCGAGCGCATCCGCTGTCCGCTTTTGGGCGACGACGACCGCTGCATCCTCTATGCCTTCCGCCCCGTGACCTGCCGCCTCTACGGCGTGCCCCTGGAGATCGGCGGCGCCGCCCATACCTGCGGCAACACCGGCTTCGCGCCCGGCGGGCGCTACCCCACGGTCAGGATCGAAAAGCTTCAGGACCGGCTCATGGAGCTGTCCCAGGAAGTCGTGGCCGCGCTGCCCACCAAGCTGCCGCTGATGGGCGAGATGCTGGTGCCGGTCTCCCTGGCGCTCGTCACCGAGTTCGACGACGAATACCTGGGCATCTTCACCGAGGACGACCTGGTGCGCCTTCCCGAGCCCCCCGCGCCGCCGGCGGCGCCTCTGGGCGCGTCCTGCGGCTCGTGCGGCGAATCGGCCGGCTCCGACGCCTGCGCTTCCTGCGCCGGCGGCCAGACCACCTGGATTCTGCCCGGCCCCGACGGCCCGCCCCAGGGCGAGGACAAGTAA
- a CDS encoding ferredoxin, which produces MGYKVIVDTNKCIGDGECVDVCPVEVYALQGGKAVAVHMEECLGCESCVEVCDQDAIVVEEE; this is translated from the coding sequence ATGGGATACAAAGTGATTGTCGATACGAACAAGTGCATCGGCGACGGCGAATGCGTGGATGTGTGCCCGGTGGAGGTCTACGCGTTGCAAGGCGGCAAGGCCGTGGCCGTGCACATGGAAGAGTGCCTGGGCTGCGAGTCCTGTGTCGAAGTCTGCGACCAGGATGCCATCGTCGTCGAAGAAGAGTAG
- a CDS encoding DVU0298 family protein codes for MPSRRQLLGEMRQALAGDDRAAALATLSAIPAKTRLGPLFSLLLDKEPLLRWRAVTTFGAAMADIADARLEDARDVWRNLMWRVNEESGNIAWGIPECMGETLARCPVLARDYHRILLSYVQDLPGDCTFIDHPPLRRGAWWAIARLAEAAPQLCKPALPELTTALADCDPAARGLACLAVARIRPQPARGLLEALARLAADAAAFDVYDGWNLAAATVAEVAARALAACRGCL; via the coding sequence ATGCCGTCACGCAGGCAATTGCTCGGGGAGATGCGGCAGGCTTTGGCCGGGGACGACCGGGCGGCCGCTCTGGCAACGCTGTCGGCGATCCCGGCCAAGACGCGGCTGGGGCCGCTTTTCTCGCTGCTCCTGGACAAGGAGCCGCTTTTGCGCTGGCGGGCCGTCACGACCTTCGGCGCGGCCATGGCCGACATCGCCGACGCCCGCCTGGAAGACGCCCGCGACGTCTGGCGCAACCTCATGTGGCGCGTCAACGAGGAGTCGGGCAACATCGCCTGGGGCATCCCCGAGTGCATGGGCGAGACGCTGGCCCGCTGCCCGGTCCTTGCCCGCGACTACCACCGCATCCTGCTTTCCTACGTCCAGGACCTGCCCGGCGATTGCACCTTCATCGATCACCCGCCCCTGCGGCGCGGCGCCTGGTGGGCCATCGCCCGCCTGGCCGAGGCCGCCCCGCAATTGTGCAAGCCGGCCCTGCCCGAACTGACTACGGCCCTGGCCGACTGCGACCCCGCCGCCCGGGGCCTGGCCTGCCTGGCCGTGGCGCGGATACGGCCGCAGCCCGCGCGCGGGCTGCTCGAAGCCCTGGCGCGCCTGGCCGCCGACGCCGCAGCCTTTGACGTCTACGACGGCTGGAACCTGGCCGCCGCCACCGTGGCCGAGGTGGCCGCCCGGGCCCTGGCCGCTTGTCGCGGTTGCCTGTAA
- the corA gene encoding magnesium/cobalt transporter CorA translates to MLERFKRRARGTTEAPTGDSAFPEPQSFTPYVLVYSYDATAVTVRRYDALGEGEPELAPGKVHWVRVVGVHDEAFVRAVGKRFCLHPLLMDDVLARGHRPVLEEYDSGIFVLLRLLGYDEAHKRVLAEQVCLVASDGYALTFQERETNLWDALASKLEKGGGRLTKRGREHLTHALIAAVLDEYILTLGRLAEDIEELEQTILSGANGDTLTETYRLKREVLFLHRSLWPLREVLGRYLADESNTADPGVALLWNDIRQDVYQVLDAVETLREMLSEMVGLSMTKAELRMNAVGQYLTLVATIFLPLNFLVGFFGMNFDNLPLKSEEWGIYALMGGMALTIVGMTLYFYRKHWIANTKVD, encoded by the coding sequence ATGCTGGAGCGATTCAAGCGGCGGGCGCGCGGAACCACCGAGGCCCCCACCGGCGATTCCGCCTTTCCCGAGCCCCAGTCCTTTACCCCGTACGTGCTCGTGTATTCCTATGACGCCACGGCCGTGACCGTGCGCCGCTACGATGCCCTCGGCGAGGGCGAGCCCGAGCTCGCGCCGGGCAAGGTCCATTGGGTACGGGTGGTGGGCGTGCACGACGAGGCCTTCGTGCGGGCCGTGGGCAAGCGGTTCTGCCTGCATCCGCTGCTGATGGACGACGTGCTGGCCAGGGGGCACCGGCCGGTGCTGGAGGAGTACGACTCCGGCATCTTCGTCCTGTTGCGGTTGTTGGGCTACGACGAGGCGCACAAGCGGGTGCTGGCCGAACAGGTCTGCCTGGTGGCTTCGGACGGGTACGCGCTGACGTTTCAGGAGCGCGAGACGAACCTCTGGGACGCGCTGGCCTCCAAGCTGGAGAAGGGCGGCGGCCGGCTGACCAAGCGGGGGCGCGAGCACCTGACCCATGCCCTGATCGCGGCCGTGCTCGACGAATACATCCTGACCCTGGGCCGCCTGGCCGAGGACATCGAGGAACTGGAGCAGACCATCCTGTCCGGGGCGAATGGCGACACCCTGACCGAGACCTACCGGCTCAAGCGGGAGGTGCTGTTTTTGCACCGCTCGCTGTGGCCGCTACGGGAGGTCCTGGGCCGCTACCTGGCCGACGAGTCCAACACGGCCGACCCGGGGGTGGCGCTCCTGTGGAACGACATCCGCCAGGACGTCTACCAGGTGCTCGACGCGGTGGAGACCTTGCGCGAGATGCTGTCGGAAATGGTGGGCCTGTCCATGACCAAGGCCGAGTTGCGCATGAACGCCGTGGGCCAGTACCTGACGCTGGTGGCCACGATCTTTTTGCCGCTCAACTTCCTGGTCGGCTTTTTCGGCATGAATTTCGACAATCTGCCGCTCAAGTCCGAAGAGTGGGGCATCTATGCGCTCATGGGCGGCATGGCCCTGACCATTGTCGGCATGACGCTCTATTTTTACCGCAAGCACTGGATCGCCAACACCAAGGTGGATTGA
- a CDS encoding DUF1499 domain-containing protein, which yields METLKSVLAFFEAVGQVAAIVLLVAVVAGVVWFAWLGRVSRRLPASVSPTGGPLRTGGPKPNWVASTARRQDVLHYIAPRPAAQNPIPRLVALLPGLGLTVRDATERYLQATASSTRFGFVDDVEFLYDPAAGLLHARSASRVGYSDIGANRRRLEAIFRELGKE from the coding sequence ATGGAAACGCTCAAAAGCGTCCTGGCGTTTTTCGAAGCCGTGGGGCAGGTGGCGGCCATCGTCCTGCTCGTGGCCGTGGTCGCGGGCGTGGTGTGGTTCGCCTGGCTCGGCCGGGTGAGCCGGCGCCTGCCGGCCTCGGTTTCGCCCACGGGCGGTCCGCTTCGCACCGGCGGCCCCAAACCCAACTGGGTCGCTTCCACGGCCCGCAGACAAGACGTGCTGCATTATATCGCCCCGCGCCCGGCGGCGCAAAACCCCATCCCCCGCCTGGTCGCGCTGCTGCCCGGGTTGGGGCTGACGGTGCGGGACGCGACCGAACGCTACCTCCAGGCCACGGCCTCCTCGACGCGTTTCGGCTTCGTGGACGATGTCGAATTTTTGTACGATCCCGCCGCCGGCCTGCTCCATGCCCGCAGCGCCTCGCGCGTGGGCTACAGCGACATCGGCGCCAACCGCCGCCGCCTGGAGGCGATTTTCCGGGAACTCGGCAAGGAGTAG
- a CDS encoding ferredoxin family protein, with translation MSRIAIDEERCKGCLLCAQVCPKAIIAVSSRFNTKGYKVAEVSQAGKDTCTGCAACAQMCPDVAIKVWRSVKSTAKEND, from the coding sequence ATGTCGCGGATTGCCATCGACGAGGAACGGTGCAAGGGCTGCCTGCTATGCGCCCAGGTCTGCCCCAAGGCCATCATCGCCGTGTCCTCGCGTTTTAACACCAAGGGCTACAAGGTGGCCGAGGTCAGTCAGGCCGGGAAGGACACGTGCACGGGCTGCGCCGCCTGCGCGCAAATGTGCCCGGATGTGGCCATAAAAGTCTGGCGCAGCGTCAAAAGCACAGCCAAGGAGAACGACTGA
- a CDS encoding thiamine pyrophosphate-dependent enzyme, with the protein MSCQPETQEKLVFDRPAVLADVPTHYCPGCQHGVIHRMVAECLEEFGLVEKTIAVSSIGCSVFLYNYILVDTVEAPHGRAPAVATGVKRARTDAFVFAYQGDGDLASIGMAEIMHAANRGERISVVFVNNTVYGMTGGQMAPTTMIGQKTTTCPGGRCAEREGGPIRMAEIIASLDGVAYCARTAVNSVKNMAQAKRALRRAFEVQIRGEGFGFVELLATCPTNWKVSPVAANERVAKEMIPGFPLGVFKDASKED; encoded by the coding sequence ATGTCTTGCCAGCCTGAAACCCAAGAAAAACTCGTCTTCGACCGGCCGGCCGTCCTGGCCGACGTGCCCACCCATTACTGCCCGGGCTGCCAGCACGGCGTCATCCACCGCATGGTGGCCGAGTGCCTGGAGGAGTTCGGCCTCGTCGAAAAGACCATCGCCGTCAGCTCCATCGGCTGCTCGGTGTTCCTTTACAACTACATCCTGGTCGACACCGTCGAGGCGCCCCACGGCCGGGCCCCGGCCGTGGCCACGGGTGTCAAGCGCGCCCGCACGGACGCCTTCGTCTTCGCCTACCAGGGCGACGGCGACCTGGCCTCCATCGGCATGGCCGAGATCATGCACGCCGCCAACCGGGGCGAGCGCATCTCCGTGGTCTTCGTCAACAACACCGTCTACGGCATGACCGGCGGCCAGATGGCGCCCACGACCATGATCGGCCAGAAGACCACCACCTGCCCGGGCGGGCGCTGCGCCGAGCGCGAGGGCGGCCCCATCCGCATGGCCGAGATCATCGCGTCGCTCGACGGTGTGGCCTACTGCGCCCGCACGGCGGTCAATTCCGTGAAGAACATGGCCCAGGCCAAGCGCGCCCTGCGCCGGGCCTTCGAGGTGCAGATCCGGGGCGAGGGCTTCGGCTTCGTGGAACTGCTCGCCACCTGCCCCACCAACTGGAAAGTCTCGCCCGTGGCCGCCAACGAGCGCGTGGCCAAGGAAATGATCCCGGGCTTTCCGCTGGGCGTCTTCAAGGACGCCTCCAAGGAGGACTAG